The Phycisphaerae bacterium region TCAAGGATCTTGGCTTGGCCTTCCTGCGGGCCGACGCGGGCGGTAGGCACGGCTCCTGATCGCTCGATCGGACCACAGTCCCGGACCCCCACGGGTGCCGATTCGCCGGTCCCGCGGAAGCAGCCATACGGATCTCTCGAAGAGGCGTTTCGCTCAACGTGAAGCGTCTCTTCTTTTGCGCACCAGAGCATGCCCAACGCGTTGTTCTCGGCTCGCCGACGTTGTGGCCAGCCCAGTCCACGGTTCCAGCCCGATTCGTGGCCAGGAGCACAGTCGCAGTCGATCCCGCGACCCACATGCAAACTCACCCCGTCGCACACCCCGCGGCCGCTCACGGAACGCCAATCGCCGACAGCTTGCGGCCCCGTGTTCTCCGGCTCGACTTGCACATGGAGGCAAGTTATGCTCGTCCGGCATGACAGGTCCACCCCGGTGGTCTGAGTACTAAGGAAAGGAGAGCCCATGAATGCTGGGAAAAACGTCAGCCGTCGAACATTCCTGAAGGGTGCCGCGGCGGCCGTGGCGGCGCCCTATTTCGTGCCCGCCTCGGCCTTGGGACGCGGCGGGTGGAAGCCGCCAAGCGAGCGGATCACCGTGGGTTTCATCGGCATCGGCAATATGGGCGGCGGCCATCTGGGCGGTTTCCTCGAGGACAAGCAGATTCAGGTGGTCGCGGTATGCGACGTGGATGCGGTCAAACGCAAGAGGGCCTTCGACCAGGTCGAGCGGAAATACGCCGCCGACCGTCAGGCCGGTTTCTACAAAGGCTGCACCGAATATCACGAGTTCGAGAAACTCCTCGAGCGACCGGACATCGACGCGGTCCTGGCCGCCGCTCCCGACCACTGGCACGCCATCATCGCGATCTGCACCATGCGGGCTGGCAAGGACATCTACAGCGAGAAGCCGCTTTCGTTGACGATCAGGGAGGCGCACGAGATGGTGGCTGCCGCCCGGCGCTACAACCGCGTCTTCCAGACCGGCAGCCAGCAGCGCAGCGAGTGGAACTTCCGCCGGGCCTGCGAGCTGGTCCAAAGCGGGCGGATCGGTAAGCTCAAGACCGTCCACGTGAACGTGGGCCCGCCTTCCGAGGAAAAGTACCTGCCCGAGGAGCCGGTTCGCGAGGGCCTTGACTGGGACCGGTGGCTGGGGCCCGCTCCTTGGCAGCCGTACAACGCGGAACGATGCAGCGGCGACTACAGCGGCGGCTGGCGGCGGATCCGTGACTACTCCGGCGGCATGATGACCGACTGGGGCGCCCACCACTTCGACATCGGCCAGTGGGGCATGGGCATGGATGAGAATGGACCGGTCGAGATCATCCCACCCGACGGTAAGGACTACAAGACCCTCACCTACAAGTACGCCAGCGGCGTGGCCATGTATCACGCCGGCCAAGCCGAGGGGCATGGCAACGTCAACGGCGTTCTGTTCACCGGCACCGACGGCCGCATCGAGGTCAACCGCGGCTACTTCAAGTCCTGGCCAGAGGACATCGCGAACTCGCCCCTGGCCGCCAACGACGTCCACCTCTACGACAGCCCCGGTCACCGCCAGGACTGGTTGAACTGCATCCGCAGCCGCCAGCGCCCGATCTGCGACGTCGCCATCGGAGCCAGCACCATCACCGTCTGCCACCTGGGCAACATCGCTTACTGGCTGGGCCGCCCGCTCAAGTGGGACCCCGTCAGGAAGGAGATTCTCAACGACGCCGAAGCCAGCCGCTGGTTGGATCGCCCCAAGCGAGCCCGGTGGCGGTTCTAGCTTCTTGGACGCGTGTGGGACCGGCATCCTGTCGGTCGCCAACAGGCTGGATGCCTCTTCCACATCTTCAGCCGAAATGGGCGCAGAGCAATGGTATGCTGGTGGACTGCAAGTGAATGACAATCGGTTTCCCGAAGGAGACAGGAATCATGGAT contains the following coding sequences:
- a CDS encoding Gfo/Idh/MocA family oxidoreductase, with product MNAGKNVSRRTFLKGAAAAVAAPYFVPASALGRGGWKPPSERITVGFIGIGNMGGGHLGGFLEDKQIQVVAVCDVDAVKRKRAFDQVERKYAADRQAGFYKGCTEYHEFEKLLERPDIDAVLAAAPDHWHAIIAICTMRAGKDIYSEKPLSLTIREAHEMVAAARRYNRVFQTGSQQRSEWNFRRACELVQSGRIGKLKTVHVNVGPPSEEKYLPEEPVREGLDWDRWLGPAPWQPYNAERCSGDYSGGWRRIRDYSGGMMTDWGAHHFDIGQWGMGMDENGPVEIIPPDGKDYKTLTYKYASGVAMYHAGQAEGHGNVNGVLFTGTDGRIEVNRGYFKSWPEDIANSPLAANDVHLYDSPGHRQDWLNCIRSRQRPICDVAIGASTITVCHLGNIAYWLGRPLKWDPVRKEILNDAEASRWLDRPKRARWRF